CGCCTGGTCACCCCCAGAACCGGCCGCAACACCCTGCAGGCCTTCGTGCTCTCCCTCTTCGCTCTGGCCAGCTCGACACTCATCGTCCTGAGCCCCTACTTTCTGCTCTTCATGGTGCTGCAGGTGCTGCTCATCACCGTCGGGCTGGTGCTGCTGGCCTTTTTCGTGGCCGATCCGCACCTGAGCCTGTCCCGCGGCCAGCTCCGGCGCCTGCTCTCTTTTGCTCTCATCCTGCCGGTGACTTCCCTGCTGCTGATGGCGCTCATCTTCCCCATCCTCCCGCGCACCCAGCGCCCCGTCTGGGGCTTTCTCAACCCCGCCATCGCCGCCACCGCCGGCTTCAGCGAGCAGGTGCAGCCCGGCTCCGTCGCCCAGCTCAACGCCACCAAACAGGTGGTCTTTCGGGCCGAAAGCGAGCGCCTGCCCCAGGCCGAACTCTACTGGCGCGGCATCGTGCTCGACACCCTGCGGGGCAACACCTGGCTGCGCGGCGACGAGTCAGGCGGCCGTTCCAGCCGCCTCGAGGGCGGCCAGCCGATACGCCAGACCATTTCCCTCGAACCCCAGTCGGGCGGCTACCTCTTCGCCCTCGACCGGCCCGAATCCCTGCAGGGCATCCGCCACCGCAGTTCGCCCGACCTGGTTCATCATGCCTCCCAGGCCGAGCGGCAGCGGGTCCGCTACGACGCGGCCTCGCGCCTGGGGGGGACCCTACGGGAAAACGGCATCCCTCAACACACGCTGCTGACGGTGCCGGCGGCGCTGCCGGCCCGGGTTCAGGCCGTGGGGGAACGGATTCGCCAGCAGGGCCGCACCGTCGAGGAAAAAATCGCTCTGACGGAAGAGTTCTTCCGGCAGCAGCAGCTCTCCTACGCCACCAGCGACCTCCCCGATCCGCAGAACCCCATCGAAGACTTCCTCTTCGGCAAGCGGCGGGGGTACTGTGAATTTTTCGCCTCCTCCTTCGCCGTCATCCTGCGACAGGCCGAGGTGCCCACCCGCCTGGTCGGCGGCTACCTGGGGGGCGACTACAACGCCCT
The sequence above is a segment of the Desulfuromonas sp. KJ2020 genome. Coding sequences within it:
- a CDS encoding transglutaminaseTgpA domain-containing protein yields the protein MVKIKRLLDYFTYAIVLLGTLPLYPHLDLPVRLLLPAALVAGVIADQRERTLLKTPAATLLTLAFFAYYGLTLSLANFILPLVNVLALLLAVRLVTPRTGRNTLQAFVLSLFALASSTLIVLSPYFLLFMVLQVLLITVGLVLLAFFVADPHLSLSRGQLRRLLSFALILPVTSLLLMALIFPILPRTQRPVWGFLNPAIAATAGFSEQVQPGSVAQLNATKQVVFRAESERLPQAELYWRGIVLDTLRGNTWLRGDESGGRSSRLEGGQPIRQTISLEPQSGGYLFALDRPESLQGIRHRSSPDLVHHASQAERQRVRYDAASRLGGTLRENGIPQHTLLTVPAALPARVQAVGERIRQQGRTVEEKIALTEEFFRQQQLSYATSDLPDPQNPIEDFLFGKRRGYCEFFASSFAVILRQAEVPTRLVGGYLGGDYNALGGYYLVTEDMAHVWVEARLEDGRWLRLDPSRLAINAATAVRGSNPAHLGLLRQLADSASHFWAHSILNYDLLRQIEILRSTGERLQKPTWRPQKIPSGLLPLALAVAATILGLTVWHRRKSREQRLVARFQRLAAKQLGLGSIPPHIGLHELARRLKDPLAHEFAERYGQAIYQDRQLSRAEIQELNDLLRRMRRQQG